From a region of the Armatimonadota bacterium genome:
- a CDS encoding amidohydrolase: MAEQADLVLTNATVWTVDDAQPHAEAVAIAGGRIIAVGNTADVMLHKGPDTQVIDLDGAFVLPGFNDNHIHFGSAASFHEFNIMRASTQEEFVARMQAAVDGLQDGEWITGGFWGAYDQWAFGSSGGEQKKPFTPDMKLVEEITKDHPVFIRKFDSSEFAVNERALAAIEIGPADLKNNGIAFVRNDAGEFTGIIRGDRSTIMGLFGSVIPKVSHERRLQQSRQALRLIAEAGVTNVSDMSDWAQLDIFRELHEAGELTTRIHFRPQMEDWPKLEEMGAAIGSGDAWIRLGAVKSHIDGIMGTSSARFFEPYDSDPTTRGGWRKLVVDENGEFAEGQFLAYMLKADAAGLQLSVHAIGDEANHLLLNYLEELIEQNGPKERRFRLVHAQVIAEADFERLGPLDIVAEVQPYHLSDDMRWMEERIGTERCRGAYAFKSIVESGATLSFGTDWPGTSAAEYPISPMLGLYAAVTRQTVTGDPPDGWFPEQRITIEQAIRAYTLNSAYANFEADTKGSIEVGKFADITVLDRNLLEIEPREYLETSVLYTIVNGKIVYEPD; encoded by the coding sequence ATGGCAGAACAAGCCGACCTAGTGCTCACCAACGCGACGGTGTGGACGGTGGACGACGCTCAGCCACACGCCGAGGCGGTCGCGATCGCCGGCGGTCGCATCATCGCCGTGGGTAACACCGCCGATGTCATGCTCCACAAAGGTCCGGACACGCAGGTGATAGACCTCGATGGCGCGTTCGTGCTGCCAGGCTTCAACGACAACCACATCCACTTCGGATCTGCCGCGTCGTTCCACGAATTCAACATCATGCGAGCGAGCACACAAGAGGAGTTCGTCGCACGCATGCAGGCCGCGGTGGATGGGCTTCAAGATGGCGAGTGGATCACAGGAGGCTTCTGGGGCGCGTACGACCAGTGGGCGTTCGGCAGTTCCGGGGGCGAGCAAAAGAAACCGTTCACGCCGGACATGAAGCTCGTCGAGGAGATCACCAAGGACCACCCTGTCTTCATCCGGAAGTTCGACAGCAGTGAGTTCGCGGTAAACGAACGCGCGCTTGCTGCGATCGAGATCGGCCCCGCCGACCTCAAGAACAACGGCATAGCGTTTGTCCGCAATGACGCGGGCGAGTTCACAGGAATCATTCGTGGGGACCGCAGCACGATCATGGGACTGTTCGGTTCCGTCATCCCAAAGGTCTCGCACGAGCGGAGATTGCAGCAAAGCCGACAAGCTCTCCGTCTCATCGCAGAGGCCGGTGTCACGAACGTCAGCGACATGTCCGACTGGGCGCAGCTCGATATCTTCCGCGAACTGCACGAGGCCGGCGAGCTGACGACCCGCATCCACTTCCGCCCACAGATGGAGGACTGGCCGAAGCTCGAAGAGATGGGCGCAGCAATCGGCTCTGGCGACGCGTGGATACGACTGGGCGCCGTCAAGAGCCACATCGACGGAATCATGGGCACCAGCAGCGCCCGTTTCTTCGAACCGTACGACAGCGACCCGACGACGCGCGGTGGCTGGCGCAAGCTCGTGGTGGACGAGAACGGCGAGTTTGCTGAAGGCCAGTTCCTCGCCTATATGCTCAAGGCCGACGCCGCTGGCCTGCAGCTCTCGGTCCACGCCATCGGGGACGAGGCAAACCACCTTTTGCTCAACTACCTGGAAGAACTCATCGAGCAGAACGGGCCAAAGGAAAGACGGTTCCGGCTTGTTCACGCCCAGGTCATAGCGGAAGCAGACTTTGAGCGGCTCGGCCCGCTCGACATCGTCGCGGAGGTCCAGCCGTACCACCTCTCCGACGACATGCGCTGGATGGAGGAGCGTATCGGCACGGAGCGCTGCCGCGGCGCATACGCCTTCAAGTCGATCGTCGAGAGCGGCGCGACACTCAGCTTCGGCACCGACTGGCCCGGCACATCGGCAGCGGAGTACCCCATCAGCCCGATGCTCGGCCTCTACGCCGCAGTAACGCGCCAGACCGTCACCGGCGATCCGCCGGACGGCTGGTTCCCCGAGCAGCGCATCACCATCGAGCAGGCGATCCGGGCTTATACCCTCAATTCCGCATACGCGAACTTTGAAGCGGACACAAAGGGCTCGATCGAGGTCGGCAAATTCGCCGACATCACAGTGCTCGACCGGAACCTCCTGGAGATCGAGCCGCGCGAGTATCTCGAGACAAGCGTGCTATATACGATCGTCAATGGCAAGATCGTCTATGAGCCAGACTGA
- a CDS encoding PD40 domain-containing protein, with the protein MNEMRSKMMSCKRGLAKTGGTTWILVTLACLLFTAAAFGQGKGKGGGGGGKESPPADPAIAVKQTGTVSKLMVMNDDGSNKTAVFTEVKFRVFPGLPSWSPGADSIAFTRSIGSQHFELWRIDVTVVDGVPQGSNLTKLFDDAVTHAWSPLGNEIAFAEGFTANPPSSLFAIPAGGGTPGELYSAPEGHVVFWPAWSPDGTRLAFVELDAERAKSIRILDLAWGTVVTTGFALGAEYDIDFLDWARTQDKLAFNVTRRDGSEPRVVFTLDITTGELVRVAEGRAPTWSPDDTRLAYNDKHGNLVSVDLATGDITKISKSAGRPDWRRF; encoded by the coding sequence ATGAACGAGATGAGATCAAAGATGATGAGCTGCAAAAGAGGGCTCGCGAAGACCGGCGGCACGACTTGGATACTAGTCACGCTGGCGTGTCTCCTTTTCACGGCGGCCGCGTTTGGTCAAGGCAAAGGCAAAGGCGGTGGCGGCGGGGGAAAAGAGAGTCCGCCCGCGGACCCAGCGATCGCGGTCAAGCAGACAGGCACCGTCAGTAAGCTGATGGTCATGAACGACGACGGCTCGAACAAGACCGCGGTGTTCACGGAAGTCAAGTTCAGGGTGTTCCCGGGCCTTCCATCCTGGTCGCCAGGGGCAGACAGCATCGCATTTACCCGCTCGATTGGCAGCCAGCACTTTGAGCTGTGGCGGATTGACGTCACCGTCGTTGACGGCGTGCCGCAGGGCAGCAACCTCACCAAGCTGTTCGACGACGCGGTGACTCACGCTTGGTCGCCGCTAGGCAACGAGATCGCGTTTGCCGAGGGGTTCACTGCGAATCCTCCCTCCTCGCTCTTCGCCATTCCTGCTGGTGGCGGCACCCCTGGTGAGCTGTATTCAGCACCCGAGGGACACGTGGTGTTCTGGCCGGCCTGGAGCCCGGACGGCACGCGGCTCGCGTTTGTGGAGCTTGACGCAGAGCGCGCGAAGTCGATAAGGATTCTGGACTTAGCCTGGGGAACGGTCGTCACGACCGGCTTTGCGCTGGGCGCGGAGTACGATATCGATTTTCTCGATTGGGCACGCACCCAGGACAAGCTTGCGTTCAATGTGACACGGAGGGACGGGAGTGAGCCGAGGGTCGTGTTTACGCTGGATATCACCACTGGGGAGCTCGTGCGGGTCGCCGAAGGTCGCGCTCCCACCTGGTCGCCCGACGATACCCGGCTGGCCTATAACGATAAGCACGGCAACCTGGTGTCGGTGGACCTGGCGACCGGAGACATAACCAAAATCTCAAAGAGCGCGGGTCGGCCTGACTGGCGGCGGTTCTAG
- a CDS encoding tetratricopeptide repeat protein — translation MANERIQHLRELLLQLLRGPVDSMAGMFRGDTAAMFDDALPEIVRLRYYGEVPELVEEHKLATIAILQKAVALEGAGPGGTVWGSPGFGWDNAIGFLRRNKAAAFGAALAVVVAIVLLVFGQSWFAGQPDKIIVDTEKPAPEVVVPGETGPEVPSELVPDEEDRTAPDEPGLLAVKPLKVGEIVAVVGRPILAGPGAPGDETALPNMAVYEGMTLETGDADMLEILFEDGSSLAIAYNTRITVTDLPDGSGVPAARRFRQDTGTVWAKVAQLEAGETFEIETPVATAVAFGTEFGLELRKVANPDAGEGNEFVPNEGLEAVLTVRSGRVAFFNDFGRVEATEMTESVATAKSAPSEPKRLPTLKRYTIDIGSNRRQVVYRTEQLGQHKASRRYVFPCGRVGMTVATLPGGEVRIVAVYHDSAAREAGLRVGDDIVAMDGAPIHSAETVRLAIYRGPGRRIGLTVDRKGETFEASMVAVLGDPPQPSVPSGLADRLKEATWPAMSGETDSSLRMLRALAADLPHASVYNNLGVVYETQDEMGMAIRRYQAAVRLDPKVSLYRYNLGLALKKIGNFERSVEELEKAVELDRGFHDAALQLSHAYALVDRFADALAVLEAAQARRPTCNHVWLRMSQVLSRSGRHEEARDAVTIAIELDPDSAQAYNELGLTLLSEGRLDEVEAAFRKATELDPTDSVSHKNLGKALKDSGRLEEAETVYRKAIELDPSNPGPHNGLGIALMDLGRLEEAETEYRKAIELDPQNASAHSNLGIRFKRAGRFEEAEAMMRKAIELDPENAKAQQNLGVVLYLTGRMEEAEAMYRKAIALHPKYVTAHVNLALLLGSMGRFQESMAEYVMALEADPKNPYLYAAFGWSLIENHRWEEAVKTLRRSIEIDPNGPSSANVRQNLGYVLILSGNLDQAESVLTEARRLKPEDLEASVNWALLLAYKGIDLDDALERAKKGAQQPDAHAFYWEVLGFVHFKRGEFDEAIEPLEKAAEGWGKSYLAADALVVLGMVYEEKGDASSAKDAYHRALSIEQGNKEAAEALKRLGG, via the coding sequence ATGGCTAACGAACGAATTCAGCATTTAAGAGAGTTGTTGCTGCAGCTCCTCCGTGGACCGGTGGACAGCATGGCCGGGATGTTCCGGGGTGACACAGCCGCCATGTTCGACGATGCTCTTCCCGAGATCGTGCGCCTGCGGTATTACGGCGAGGTGCCTGAGCTTGTCGAAGAGCACAAGCTCGCGACGATCGCAATCCTTCAGAAGGCAGTCGCGCTCGAAGGCGCTGGGCCAGGTGGAACGGTTTGGGGCAGCCCAGGATTCGGATGGGACAATGCGATCGGCTTCTTGAGGCGGAACAAGGCCGCAGCGTTTGGAGCGGCGCTCGCCGTAGTCGTCGCGATCGTGCTACTCGTCTTCGGACAGTCGTGGTTCGCCGGACAGCCCGACAAGATCATCGTCGATACAGAGAAGCCAGCTCCTGAAGTGGTAGTGCCGGGCGAGACTGGTCCCGAAGTACCGTCCGAGCTCGTTCCGGATGAAGAAGATCGGACCGCGCCCGACGAGCCGGGCCTGCTCGCGGTCAAGCCGCTGAAGGTGGGTGAGATCGTCGCCGTCGTGGGTCGGCCGATCCTCGCTGGGCCTGGCGCTCCCGGCGACGAGACAGCTTTGCCGAACATGGCCGTTTACGAGGGCATGACGCTCGAGACCGGCGACGCCGACATGCTCGAGATTCTGTTCGAGGACGGCTCCTCGCTGGCGATCGCTTACAACACGCGGATCACTGTCACCGACCTGCCCGACGGGTCTGGAGTTCCGGCGGCACGAAGGTTCCGGCAGGACACTGGAACGGTGTGGGCGAAAGTCGCCCAGCTAGAGGCTGGCGAGACGTTCGAGATCGAGACGCCGGTCGCTACCGCCGTGGCGTTCGGCACTGAGTTCGGACTTGAGCTTCGCAAGGTTGCAAATCCGGACGCTGGAGAGGGCAATGAGTTCGTGCCGAACGAGGGGCTGGAGGCGGTTCTCACCGTCCGCTCCGGCCGGGTCGCGTTCTTCAACGATTTCGGGCGGGTGGAAGCGACCGAGATGACGGAGTCCGTGGCGACTGCGAAATCCGCACCGTCGGAGCCGAAGAGGCTACCGACGTTAAAGCGATATACGATTGACATTGGCAGCAACCGAAGGCAAGTGGTTTATCGCACCGAGCAACTGGGACAGCACAAAGCCTCACGCCGCTACGTGTTCCCGTGCGGGCGCGTGGGGATGACTGTGGCGACCTTGCCCGGAGGGGAAGTTCGCATCGTTGCGGTCTACCACGATTCGGCGGCACGAGAGGCGGGCTTGAGGGTGGGAGACGATATCGTCGCGATGGACGGAGCGCCGATACACTCTGCTGAGACGGTGCGTCTCGCGATCTACCGAGGGCCGGGAAGGCGGATCGGCTTGACGGTCGATCGCAAAGGCGAAACGTTCGAAGCCTCAATGGTGGCCGTGCTGGGGGATCCGCCTCAGCCGAGCGTGCCGAGCGGCCTTGCCGATCGCCTGAAGGAGGCCACTTGGCCGGCAATGTCCGGCGAGACCGACTCGTCCTTGCGGATGCTCCGGGCGCTCGCGGCCGATCTGCCGCACGCGTCGGTCTACAACAACCTCGGCGTCGTCTATGAGACGCAGGACGAGATGGGGATGGCGATACGGAGGTACCAGGCTGCGGTGCGACTCGATCCGAAGGTCTCGCTCTATCGCTATAACTTGGGCCTGGCGCTTAAGAAGATCGGCAACTTTGAAAGGTCCGTCGAAGAGCTGGAGAAGGCCGTCGAGCTCGATCGCGGGTTCCACGATGCAGCACTCCAGCTCTCGCACGCCTACGCTCTGGTCGATCGCTTCGCAGATGCGCTCGCCGTGCTGGAAGCGGCCCAAGCGCGCCGTCCGACTTGTAATCATGTATGGCTCAGGATGAGCCAGGTTCTCAGCAGGTCCGGCAGGCACGAGGAAGCTCGCGACGCGGTGACGATCGCGATCGAGCTGGATCCTGACAGTGCGCAGGCCTATAACGAGCTAGGCCTTACATTGCTCAGTGAAGGTCGGCTCGACGAAGTGGAGGCTGCGTTCCGCAAGGCGACCGAGCTCGATCCGACTGATTCGGTCTCACACAAAAACCTCGGAAAGGCCTTGAAGGATTCAGGCCGACTTGAAGAGGCGGAGACCGTGTATCGCAAAGCGATCGAGCTCGACCCGAGCAACCCGGGCCCGCACAACGGTCTCGGAATCGCTTTAATGGATTTAGGCCGACTTGAAGAAGCCGAGACCGAGTATCGAAAGGCGATCGAGCTGGATCCGCAGAACGCGAGCGCGCATTCCAACCTCGGAATCCGCTTCAAGCGTGCGGGCCGTTTCGAAGAGGCGGAGGCGATGATGAGGAAGGCGATCGAGCTGGATCCGGAGAACGCGAAAGCGCAGCAGAACCTTGGAGTCGTCTTGTATCTTACGGGCCGTATGGAGGAAGCGGAGGCCATGTACCGTAAGGCGATCGCGCTCCATCCAAAATACGTGACAGCACATGTGAACCTTGCGCTGCTGCTCGGATCGATGGGCCGGTTTCAGGAGTCCATGGCCGAGTACGTAATGGCCCTCGAGGCCGATCCGAAGAACCCGTACTTATATGCCGCCTTCGGCTGGAGCCTGATCGAAAACCACAGGTGGGAAGAGGCCGTGAAGACGCTTCGCAGATCCATCGAGATAGATCCGAACGGGCCATCTTCGGCCAACGTGCGGCAAAACCTGGGCTACGTCTTAATCCTCTCAGGCAACCTCGATCAAGCGGAAAGCGTGCTCACGGAAGCTCGCAGACTCAAGCCCGAAGACCTCGAAGCGTCGGTGAATTGGGCGTTGTTGCTCGCCTACAAGGGGATCGATCTTGACGACGCCCTCGAGCGGGCCAAGAAGGGTGCACAGCAGCCGGACGCTCATGCGTTTTATTGGGAGGTCCTCGGCTTCGTACACTTCAAGCGGGGTGAATTCGACGAGGCCATTGAGCCGCTTGAAAAAGCCGCCGAGGGGTGGGGCAAGTCGTATCTGGCGGCGGACGCGCTCGTCGTGCTCGGAATGGTCTACGAAGAGAAGGGCGACGCCTCTTCGGCAAAGGACGCCTATCACCGCGCACTCTCTATCGAGCAAGGCAACAAAGAGGCCGCCGAGGCCTTGAAACGGCTCGGCGGCTAA
- a CDS encoding PD40 domain-containing protein gives MQKLCALLAAVVAAPLLQGDSRRDGSASDDEGTKIAFVSNRDGDYEIYVMNADGSEQTNLTNNVVSDFAPAFSPDGSKIAFTSSRDVNNEIYVMNADGSGQTNLSNNPASDASPAFSPDGSKIAFRSDRDGNTEIYVMNVDGTGVTRLTNNTANDGSPAFSPDGMKIAFSTDRDGNSEVYVMNADGTGQTNLTNDSTSDGEPAFSPDGSKIAFTSRRLGDREIFIMNADGTGQTNLTNDESEDSAPVFSPDGLKIVFGSSRRGFDIYVMNVDGRGQTNLTHGDFWDSFPSFPLLQKKKK, from the coding sequence ATGCAAAAGCTATGTGCATTGCTTGCAGCCGTAGTGGCGGCCCCTTTGTTGCAGGGCGACAGTCGTCGAGATGGCAGTGCCAGTGACGATGAGGGAACCAAGATCGCGTTTGTCTCCAATCGCGACGGCGACTACGAGATCTACGTCATGAACGCCGACGGCTCTGAGCAGACAAACCTTACGAACAACGTAGTTTCCGATTTCGCTCCTGCGTTCAGCCCGGACGGATCGAAGATCGCGTTCACATCCAGCCGCGACGTCAACAATGAGATCTACGTCATGAACGCCGACGGCTCTGGGCAGACGAACCTTTCGAACAATCCGGCCAGCGATGCCTCCCCTGCGTTCAGCCCGGACGGATCTAAGATCGCGTTCAGGTCCGACCGAGACGGCAACACTGAGATCTACGTCATGAACGTGGACGGAACGGGAGTGACGCGTCTGACGAACAACACGGCTAACGATGGCTCCCCGGCGTTCAGCCCAGACGGGATGAAGATCGCGTTCAGCACCGACCGCGACGGCAACAGTGAGGTCTACGTCATGAACGCGGACGGCACAGGGCAAACGAACCTGACGAACGACTCGACCAGCGATGGCGAGCCTGCGTTCAGCCCTGACGGGTCGAAGATCGCGTTTACGTCCCGGCGGCTAGGCGACCGAGAGATCTTCATCATGAACGCGGACGGCACAGGGCAGACGAACCTGACTAACGACGAGTCGGAAGATTCTGCTCCCGTGTTCAGCCCGGACGGGTTGAAGATAGTGTTTGGCTCCAGCCGCCGCGGATTCGACATATACGTCATGAACGTGGACGGCAGAGGGCAGACAAACCTGACGCACGGCGATTTCTGGGACAGCTTTCCCTCCTTCCCGCTCCTGCAGAAAAAGAAGAAGTGA
- a CDS encoding prolyl oligopeptidase family serine peptidase, which yields MIGQLALLVVGSAVPSLHDDGPQQRSDNSVLGGRGPEIMRSFLAKKVKAAASQPTPGSLEEFEKERERRREELMRGLGLDPLPPRTPLNARVTGVIKRDGYRIEKIVFESRPNFPVTAHLYVPEGSDEKKFPVIVNPHGHWRHKKAEPVVQKRAIAQALHGYLAMVVDSPGSSFEGDAPIERRWAGTHHDLRLILGSSNATAIYVWDLMRALDYLETRPDADMSRVGITGASGGGLATVYAFAADDRFGCAVPVVYATSMEVNPVNGCLCNHVPATLQVGDRSDVLAIRAPAPVLIIGAQEDREFPPEGTRRTGEKLKESWSLFGAEADARWKLFDGPHDYNRAMRELALGFFDEHLRGVGDGSPVKEPEFETEPKDSRELLCLPDPPSGLATMQDIAKAKLAGARPISFAQVAELNGGLPERTPLNTKIIERNGSKLYMTFESEPGLTIPGVLYLPEGEPKAAVVLVAEKGKVVAQQEFSVERLVAAGYACLLIDVRGFGELQGLDPRLMAYLGTADPFAMGWDAARAAEAALQFSPRVAVVGRGPCGAQIALFAGLMEPRIEFVAGLLSVRDYAECFEEEVPTYSIQPRAAYSAPLSHLRSLLGDKAVWSFRGEEEPDLLQVLEQRFGREPAKTIPR from the coding sequence ATGATTGGTCAACTTGCACTGCTCGTTGTCGGTTCGGCGGTGCCGTCGTTGCACGACGACGGCCCACAGCAGCGCAGCGATAATTCTGTGCTGGGTGGGCGGGGGCCGGAGATCATGCGCTCGTTTCTTGCGAAGAAGGTAAAAGCGGCAGCCTCGCAGCCGACGCCGGGAAGCCTAGAAGAATTTGAGAAGGAGAGAGAGCGGCGAAGAGAAGAACTCATGCGAGGACTCGGGCTCGATCCGCTGCCTCCGCGCACTCCGCTCAACGCGCGCGTCACAGGCGTCATCAAGCGGGACGGATACCGCATCGAGAAGATCGTCTTTGAAAGCCGGCCAAACTTTCCGGTCACGGCGCACCTTTACGTGCCGGAAGGAAGCGACGAGAAGAAATTCCCGGTGATCGTCAACCCGCACGGCCATTGGCGTCACAAAAAGGCGGAGCCTGTGGTGCAAAAAAGGGCGATTGCTCAGGCACTGCACGGGTACTTGGCGATGGTCGTCGACTCGCCGGGCTCCAGTTTCGAGGGGGACGCGCCGATCGAACGGCGATGGGCCGGCACCCACCACGATCTGCGCCTGATCCTCGGCTCGTCCAACGCGACCGCCATCTACGTTTGGGACCTCATGCGGGCGCTTGATTATCTCGAGACGCGTCCTGATGCAGACATGTCGCGCGTTGGGATCACCGGTGCGTCGGGTGGCGGGCTGGCCACCGTCTACGCGTTCGCTGCGGACGACCGTTTCGGATGCGCGGTGCCGGTGGTGTACGCGACGAGCATGGAGGTGAACCCGGTCAACGGCTGCCTCTGTAACCACGTCCCGGCGACGCTGCAGGTCGGCGACCGTTCGGACGTTCTCGCCATACGCGCGCCCGCGCCAGTGCTTATCATAGGAGCGCAAGAAGACCGCGAGTTCCCACCGGAAGGAACGCGGCGCACTGGCGAAAAACTGAAAGAATCTTGGTCGCTCTTCGGAGCAGAAGCGGACGCGCGGTGGAAGCTGTTCGACGGCCCCCACGACTACAACCGCGCAATGCGTGAGCTGGCGCTCGGCTTTTTTGACGAGCATCTCCGAGGCGTCGGCGACGGATCGCCGGTGAAGGAGCCGGAGTTCGAGACCGAACCGAAAGACTCGCGGGAACTGCTGTGCCTACCGGATCCTCCAAGCGGCCTAGCGACGATGCAAGACATCGCAAAGGCGAAGCTCGCTGGTGCAAGACCGATCTCGTTCGCACAGGTCGCAGAGCTGAACGGGGGGCTGCCAGAGCGCACGCCGCTCAACACCAAGATCATCGAGCGAAACGGTTCCAAACTTTACATGACCTTCGAGTCGGAGCCGGGGCTGACAATTCCAGGTGTGCTGTACTTGCCGGAAGGAGAACCAAAAGCCGCTGTCGTGCTGGTTGCGGAAAAAGGGAAGGTCGTCGCACAACAGGAGTTTTCGGTGGAGCGCCTGGTCGCCGCCGGATACGCGTGCCTCCTCATCGACGTGCGCGGTTTCGGCGAGCTCCAGGGGCTCGACCCGAGGCTGATGGCTTACCTCGGAACCGCGGATCCGTTTGCGATGGGCTGGGATGCAGCGAGGGCGGCAGAGGCGGCGCTCCAGTTCTCCCCGCGCGTGGCGGTCGTCGGCCGGGGGCCGTGCGGGGCGCAGATTGCGCTCTTCGCCGGACTGATGGAGCCACGCATCGAGTTCGTCGCTGGACTGCTCAGCGTCCGTGATTATGCGGAGTGCTTCGAGGAAGAAGTGCCGACCTACTCGATCCAGCCGAGGGCCGCATACTCCGCGCCGCTCTCACACCTGAGGTCCCTGCTGGGCGACAAGGCCGTCTGGTCGTTCCGAGGAGAGGAGGAGCCGGACCTGCTGCAGGTTCTTGAGCAACGATTCGGTCGGGAACCTGCGAAGACGATTCCAAGGTGA
- a CDS encoding sigma-70 family RNA polymerase sigma factor, translating into MSLIGWFLGIARGNERLMTSGTATATIDDARVISRIAERDEAAVELFYRSHAEAVFRFVYPRLDRQYEDAQEVTQEVFLSAIKLAPSYDGSCSAQTWLYGIAKLRVTDRIRSRSRKKRIPESKTSSLNEEAAQTIQEYRDGLLSPEDVLDRIDTELLVDHMLCKLNDKEREALLLKYGDELSIREIAHILDRSEMAVESILTRAKRKARDAHVLLQMNREGRHG; encoded by the coding sequence GTGAGCCTGATCGGATGGTTCTTGGGCATTGCCAGAGGGAACGAACGGCTGATGACGAGCGGGACAGCGACGGCTACGATCGACGATGCGAGGGTCATCTCTCGCATAGCCGAACGTGACGAGGCCGCAGTCGAGCTGTTCTACCGCTCCCACGCCGAGGCTGTCTTTAGGTTCGTTTACCCTCGACTCGACAGACAGTATGAAGACGCCCAGGAAGTGACCCAGGAAGTGTTCCTCTCCGCGATCAAGCTCGCGCCCTCGTACGATGGGTCCTGCTCTGCGCAGACCTGGCTCTACGGCATCGCAAAGCTCCGCGTCACGGACCGCATTCGTTCACGATCGCGGAAGAAGCGGATCCCAGAATCCAAAACCAGCTCACTCAACGAAGAGGCCGCACAGACGATTCAAGAGTACAGGGACGGGCTGCTGTCGCCAGAGGACGTGCTAGACCGAATCGACACCGAACTCCTCGTCGACCACATGCTTTGCAAGCTCAACGACAAGGAGCGCGAAGCACTTCTTCTCAAGTACGGAGACGAACTGAGCATCAGAGAGATCGCGCACATCCTCGATCGGTCGGAGATGGCCGTCGAGAGCATTCTGACGAGGGCCAAGAGAAAGGCCCGAGACGCACACGTACTTCTACAAATGAACCGGGAGGGCAGACATGGCTAA
- a CDS encoding FG-GAP repeat protein, translated as MRRNRNTLAMGSVLAVATLFAAGAHAQTTLYTFNGDSAGDFFGRSVSGAGDVNGDGIPDFIVGAFADDTVNGTDSGSARVFSGFDGSVLYTFIGDSAFDAFGWSVSGAGDVNGDGFADLIVGAQLDDNNGDRSGSARVFSGFDGSILYTFNGDGAVDSLGESVSGAGDVNGDGFADLIVGAHGDDNNGTNSGSARVFSGFDGSILYTFNGDSAGDFFGEVVSGAGDVDGDGVPDFIVGTPRDDNNGTHSGSARVFSGFDGSVLYTFNGDSAGDRFGVSVSGAGDVNNDGFADLIVGAHADDNNGTNSGSARVFSGFNGSVLYMFDGDSAGDQFGTWVSGAGDVDGDGIPDLIVGAHTDDNNGTDSGSARVFSGADGSILYTLDGDSAGDFFGVSVSIAGDVDGDGFADLIVGAPRDDNNGTDSGSARVIVSDTTPLILIENLMEDVVVLNLSRGIENSLDAKLDRVLTALEEARRNSEQVAVNVLEAFINAVQAQSGNHIPVADADDLIAKAQAIIDLLTAP; from the coding sequence ATGAGACGAAATAGGAACACACTGGCAATGGGATCGGTTTTGGCGGTCGCGACACTATTCGCGGCAGGGGCGCACGCCCAGACGACGCTGTACACGTTCAACGGCGACTCGGCCGGTGACTTCTTCGGCCGTTCCGTGAGCGGAGCGGGCGACGTGAACGGCGACGGCATCCCGGACTTCATCGTGGGGGCGTTTGCTGACGACACGGTCAACGGCACCGACTCCGGGAGCGCGAGGGTGTTTTCCGGCTTCGACGGGTCGGTCCTGTACACGTTCATCGGCGACTCTGCATTCGACGCCTTCGGCTGGTCGGTGAGCGGCGCAGGCGACGTGAACGGCGACGGCTTCGCGGACCTCATCGTGGGGGCGCAACTTGACGACAACAATGGTGACAGGTCCGGGAGCGCACGGGTGTTCTCCGGCTTCGACGGCTCGATCCTGTACACGTTCAACGGCGACGGGGCGGTCGACAGTCTTGGCGAGTCCGTGAGCGGAGCGGGCGACGTCAACGGCGACGGCTTCGCGGACCTCATCGTAGGAGCGCACGGTGACGACAACAACGGCACCAACTCCGGGAGCGCGCGGGTGTTCTCCGGCTTCGACGGCTCGATCCTCTATACGTTCAACGGCGACTCGGCCGGCGACTTCTTCGGCGAGGTCGTGAGCGGCGCTGGCGACGTGGACGGCGACGGTGTCCCGGACTTCATCGTAGGGACGCCGCGTGACGACAACAACGGCACTCACTCCGGGAGCGCACGGGTGTTCTCCGGCTTCGACGGCTCGGTCCTGTACACGTTCAACGGCGATTCGGCAGGCGACCGGTTCGGCGTCTCGGTGAGCGGAGCGGGCGACGTCAACAACGACGGCTTCGCCGACCTCATCGTCGGGGCGCATGCTGACGATAACAACGGCACCAACTCTGGGAGCGCACGCGTGTTCTCCGGCTTCAACGGGTCGGTCCTGTACATGTTCGACGGCGACTCGGCAGGCGACCAGTTCGGCACCTGGGTGAGCGGCGCGGGCGACGTGGACGGCGACGGCATCCCGGACCTCATCGTAGGAGCGCATACTGACGACAACAACGGCACCGACTCCGGGAGCGCGCGGGTGTTCTCCGGGGCCGACGGCTCGATCCTGTACACGCTCGACGGCGACTCGGCAGGCGACTTCTTCGGCGTTTCGGTCAGCATCGCGGGCGACGTGGACGGCGACGGCTTCGCCGACCTCATCGTAGGCGCGCCAAGAGACGACAACAACGGCACTGACTCCGGCAGCGCGCGCGTCATCGTTAGCGATACGACACCGCTGATACTGATCGAGAACCTCATGGAGGACGTGGTCGTTCTGAACCTGAGCAGAGGCATCGAGAACAGCCTGGACGCCAAGCTCGACAGGGTGCTGACCGCGCTGGAGGAGGCGCGCAGGAACAGCGAGCAGGTCGCTGTAAACGTCCTGGAGGCGTTCATCAACGCCGTCCAGGCCCAGAGCGGCAACCACATCCCGGTAGCGGACGCGGACGATCTCATCGCAAAGGCCCAAGCGATCATCGACTTGCTGACAGCTCCATAA